One stretch of Streptomyces sp. 135 DNA includes these proteins:
- a CDS encoding iron-sulfur cluster assembly accessory protein, which yields MSVSDETTTVNDGILLSDAAAAKVKGLLEQEGRDDLALRVAVQPGGCSGLRYQLFFDERSLDGDVVKDFDGVKVVTDRMSAPYLGGASIDFVDTIEKQGFTIDNPNATGSCACGDSFS from the coding sequence ATGTCCGTATCGGACGAGACCACCACCGTGAACGACGGCATCCTCCTGTCGGACGCCGCCGCGGCCAAGGTGAAGGGCCTGCTGGAGCAGGAAGGCCGGGACGACCTGGCGCTGCGCGTCGCCGTCCAGCCCGGTGGCTGCTCGGGCCTGCGCTACCAGCTGTTCTTCGACGAGCGCTCGCTCGACGGCGACGTCGTCAAGGACTTCGACGGCGTGAAGGTCGTCACCGACCGGATGAGCGCTCCCTACCTGGGCGGCGCCTCCATCGACTTCGTCGACACCATCGAGAAGCAGGGCTTCACGATCGACAACCCGAACGCCACCGGCTCCTGCGCCTGCGGCGACTCCTTCAGCTGA
- the nadA gene encoding quinolinate synthase NadA, whose protein sequence is MTTAQSPVELVDLGVQPTPLALLLLGREADPRSERGVECPGDLPSPSDPDLVERARAAKEKLGDKVFVLGHHYQRDEVIQFADVTGDSFKLARDAAARPDAEYIVFCGVHFMAESADILTTDDQKVVLPDLAAGCSMADMATAEQVAECWDVLTEAGIAEQVVPVSYMNSSADIKAFTGKHGGTICTSSNAKRALEWAYEQGGPLPTKVLFLPDQHLGRNTAVRDMGFSLDDCVVYNPHKPNGGLTVEQLRDAKMILWRGHCSVHGRFSLESVEDVRARIPGVNVLVHPECKHEVVAAADYVGSTEHIIKTLEAAPAGSKWAIGTELNLVRRLANRFAAEDKEIVFLDKTVCFCSTMNRIDLPHLVWTLESLAEGNLVNQIEVDRETEQFAKLALERMLALP, encoded by the coding sequence GTGACCACCGCCCAGTCCCCCGTGGAGCTCGTGGACCTCGGCGTGCAGCCCACGCCGCTCGCGCTGCTGCTGCTCGGCCGTGAGGCCGATCCCAGGAGCGAGCGCGGCGTCGAGTGCCCCGGCGACCTGCCGTCCCCCTCCGACCCGGACCTGGTGGAGCGCGCCCGGGCCGCCAAGGAGAAGCTCGGGGACAAGGTCTTCGTCCTCGGCCACCACTACCAGCGTGACGAGGTCATCCAGTTCGCGGATGTGACCGGTGACTCCTTCAAGCTGGCACGCGACGCCGCCGCCCGCCCGGACGCCGAGTACATCGTCTTCTGCGGTGTGCACTTCATGGCCGAGTCCGCGGACATCCTGACGACGGACGACCAGAAGGTCGTGCTCCCCGACCTGGCCGCCGGCTGCTCGATGGCCGACATGGCCACCGCCGAGCAGGTCGCCGAGTGCTGGGACGTGCTGACCGAGGCCGGCATCGCCGAGCAGGTCGTGCCCGTCTCGTACATGAACTCCTCGGCCGACATCAAGGCCTTCACCGGCAAGCACGGCGGCACGATCTGTACGTCGTCGAACGCCAAGCGTGCGCTGGAGTGGGCGTATGAGCAGGGCGGCCCCCTTCCGACGAAGGTGCTCTTCCTGCCGGACCAGCACCTGGGCCGCAACACCGCCGTGCGCGACATGGGCTTCTCGCTCGACGACTGCGTCGTCTACAACCCGCACAAGCCGAACGGCGGCCTGACCGTCGAGCAGCTGCGTGACGCGAAGATGATCCTGTGGCGCGGGCACTGCTCGGTGCACGGGCGCTTCTCGCTGGAGTCGGTCGAGGACGTGCGCGCGCGGATACCGGGCGTGAACGTCCTGGTGCACCCGGAGTGCAAGCACGAGGTCGTCGCCGCGGCGGACTACGTGGGCTCCACCGAGCACATCATCAAGACCCTGGAGGCGGCCCCTGCCGGGTCCAAGTGGGCCATCGGCACGGAGTTGAACCTCGTACGCCGCCTGGCGAACCGTTTCGCCGCCGAGGACAAGGAGATCGTCTTCCTCGACAAGACGGTCTGCTTCTGCTCGACCATGAACCGCATCGACCTGCCGCACCTGGTCTGGACGCTGGAGTCGCTCGCGGAGGGCAACCTCGTCAACCAGATCGAGGTCGACCGCGAGACCGAGCAGTTCGCGAAGCTGGCGCTGGAGCGGATGCTGGCACTGCCGTAG